In Treponema primitia ZAS-2, a genomic segment contains:
- a CDS encoding class I SAM-dependent methyltransferase, with amino-acid sequence MKNRYEDLLEYYDELFPVEKKRMEFIEFLTKNLDPSRPFRVLDIGCATGTTALYLARQGMDLVGIDVNETMIQSANRRNREPKSNARFFCMDMRACRSYFPAASFDMILCLGNSLACLNSKGEIDSLFRQVRELLVQDGVFVFELLNYDRIVVGKSGEIPPKETVRVNLTQRYNTIPDGHIRLSTAVLSLNGYPVFSEDTLLYPVGSRELSSLLRNAPLSGEPFYRDFDKNPLSREAVTLVGTARKD; translated from the coding sequence ATGAAAAATAGGTATGAAGATTTACTGGAATATTACGATGAGTTGTTTCCGGTTGAAAAGAAGCGCATGGAATTTATTGAATTCCTGACAAAAAACCTGGATCCCTCCAGGCCTTTTCGGGTTCTGGATATAGGCTGCGCCACCGGGACCACCGCCCTGTACCTGGCCCGGCAGGGCATGGATCTGGTGGGCATTGATGTCAATGAGACCATGATCCAAAGCGCCAACCGTCGTAACCGGGAACCCAAAAGCAACGCCCGTTTTTTTTGCATGGATATGCGCGCCTGCCGCTCCTATTTCCCCGCAGCAAGCTTTGACATGATTCTCTGCCTGGGAAACAGTCTGGCCTGCCTCAACAGTAAAGGTGAAATTGATTCCCTGTTCCGCCAAGTCCGGGAACTTTTGGTGCAGGACGGGGTTTTTGTGTTTGAGCTTTTGAATTACGACCGTATTGTGGTGGGAAAAAGCGGCGAAATACCCCCCAAAGAAACGGTGCGGGTGAATCTTACCCAGCGTTATAATACCATCCCGGACGGCCATATACGACTCAGCACTGCGGTCCTTTCCCTTAACGGCTACCCGGTCTTCTCCGAAGACACCCTGCTCTACCCGGTGGGTTCCCGGGAATTAAGCTCCCTGCTCCGGAATGCCCCGCTCAGTGGAGAACCTTTTTACCGGGACTTTGACAAAAACCCCCTGAGCCGGGAGGCGGTTACCCTGGTGGGGACTGCCAGGAAGGATTAA
- a CDS encoding PSP1 domain-containing protein, producing the protein MSDEYEDMDGDEDISALEDNSDSLGEETDVIVVAVDDPLAPDTPVYRLRLSYSNETFLAAYKGEELGAGSWVMVPTRYGRDLAQIIGPIQHRNSPGLGEISRIERPASKDDLEKSQYNRKQEKDAFRICKEKIETHRLEMKLVSVHYLLEEPKILFFFTAENRVDFRELVKDLVSIFKTRIELRQIGVRDESRVVGGLGVCGRAYCCHAVSDKLKPVSIKMAKDQNLSLNSMKISGPCGRLLCCLAYEHNFYNEQRRLIPPEGCKISYDDAIWKVVEVNVVVGTVKLSAEDSRQVTLPAARFEKIEGKWQVKAG; encoded by the coding sequence ATGTCTGATGAATATGAAGATATGGACGGGGATGAGGATATTTCCGCCCTAGAGGATAATTCTGACTCCCTGGGGGAAGAAACCGATGTTATCGTTGTAGCCGTGGATGACCCCCTGGCCCCGGACACCCCGGTTTACCGGCTCCGGCTTTCCTACTCCAATGAAACCTTTCTCGCCGCCTATAAAGGGGAAGAACTGGGCGCCGGAAGCTGGGTCATGGTTCCCACCCGGTACGGACGGGATCTGGCCCAGATAATCGGCCCCATACAGCACCGGAATTCTCCGGGCTTAGGCGAAATATCCCGGATAGAACGGCCCGCCTCCAAGGATGACCTGGAAAAATCCCAATATAACCGGAAACAGGAAAAAGACGCCTTCCGGATCTGTAAGGAAAAAATCGAGACCCACCGTTTGGAAATGAAGCTGGTTTCGGTCCATTACCTACTGGAGGAACCAAAGATCCTCTTTTTCTTTACCGCAGAAAACCGGGTGGACTTCCGTGAACTGGTAAAGGACCTGGTAAGTATCTTCAAGACCCGTATTGAGCTGCGCCAGATCGGGGTCCGGGACGAATCCCGGGTAGTGGGCGGCCTGGGTGTCTGTGGCCGGGCCTACTGCTGCCACGCGGTTTCGGACAAACTCAAGCCGGTCTCTATAAAAATGGCCAAGGACCAGAACCTCTCCCTGAACTCCATGAAAATTTCCGGCCCCTGCGGCCGTCTCCTCTGTTGCCTGGCCTACGAGCACAATTTTTACAACGAACAGCGCCGGCTCATCCCCCCTGAGGGCTGCAAGATCAGCTATGACGATGCTATCTGGAAAGTGGTGGAGGTCAATGTGGTGGTAGGTACCGTAAAACTCAGCGCCGAAGACAGCCGCCAGGTCACCCTACCCGCCGCCCGGTTCGAAAAAATCGAGGGCAAGTGGCAGGTGAAGGCGGGCTAA
- a CDS encoding YaaR family protein — translation MDKIELPSNIPLFNPAAYAQTRKPGDKAIKGTKKSAFSRLLEGTETREAEDLEASAALDSLAPSEEVLQELLDGVHSAGDDLRLRPLGEEIAQYKRAVRRFLRYVVANGYDIEAQIGIPNYLKPGFKGERGTSESKEAKRHHVIRVVDEKLEQLAAGILAGQVDQLGLLARLDEITGLLVDLVQ, via the coding sequence ATGGATAAAATAGAGCTCCCCAGCAACATCCCGCTTTTTAACCCCGCAGCCTACGCCCAGACCCGGAAACCCGGGGACAAGGCAATAAAAGGCACAAAAAAGAGTGCCTTCTCCCGTCTCCTGGAGGGAACCGAAACCCGGGAAGCTGAGGACCTTGAAGCCTCGGCCGCCCTGGACAGCCTTGCCCCCTCGGAAGAGGTCCTCCAGGAACTCCTTGACGGGGTCCACAGCGCCGGTGACGATCTGCGGCTGCGGCCCCTGGGTGAGGAGATAGCACAGTACAAACGGGCGGTCCGCCGTTTCCTCCGCTATGTGGTGGCAAATGGCTACGATATTGAAGCCCAGATCGGCATCCCCAATTACTTAAAACCCGGGTTTAAGGGTGAGCGTGGAACCTCGGAATCAAAAGAGGCAAAACGGCATCACGTGATCCGGGTGGTGGATGAAAAACTGGAACAACTGGCTGCGGGAATACTTGCGGGCCAGGTTGACCAGCTTGGACTGTTGGCCCGGCTTGATGAAATCACCGGCCTGCTTGTAGATTTAGTACAATAA
- a CDS encoding bactofilin family protein has product MSNDRYEDFSINTILGPGASINGDIESGGFTRVDGSIQGNLTARGRVVVGERARMKGNITGTTVTIGGVVYGNILADERIIILNTALVLGDIITRRIQADEGCLIHGKVTVCQSDEAWDRAVAEHRDAQGVKSALSAFSHSKKASRSGGSNG; this is encoded by the coding sequence ATGTCCAACGACAGATACGAAGATTTTTCCATTAATACCATCTTAGGTCCCGGCGCTTCGATTAACGGCGATATTGAGTCCGGGGGCTTTACCCGGGTGGACGGCAGCATACAGGGCAATTTGACCGCCCGGGGCCGGGTCGTGGTGGGGGAACGGGCACGGATGAAGGGCAATATCACGGGCACCACGGTAACCATAGGGGGGGTTGTTTATGGAAACATCCTGGCCGACGAGCGAATCATCATCCTCAATACCGCCCTGGTCCTGGGTGACATTATCACCCGGCGCATCCAGGCTGACGAGGGCTGCCTTATCCACGGCAAGGTAACGGTCTGCCAAAGCGATGAAGCCTGGGATCGGGCCGTTGCGGAGCACCGGGACGCCCAGGGGGTCAAATCCGCCCTTTCGGCTTTCTCCCATTCAAAAAAGGCTTCCCGCTCCGGGGGATCGAATGGATAA
- a CDS encoding M23 family metallopeptidase, whose product MASVHEYKRFENSLVFKVKNLALILVKGIASFFKVIFQELTRRYTIVLVPHSEKKVYNLHVTVLSMACMALVLAGIVGAFFWYGASYSNTRGVLADKDGRLKNAQASLDQLRDETSRLLRTARGFEVALSSTLSALGVDTPANRASNPSLSGDLSSFFDIKETAEGTLQEVDDVRRLSEYLASAVEPVKEIGTLLDSQSALLTEIPSIWPIKGGIGHISMFFGQNENPFTGQYYIHKGIDMSTYRQGDAIVAAADGQVVTVDYDATGFGNYVIIKHKHGFYTRYGHMQQFRVTTGQRVQQGETIGYIGNTGLSTGPHLHYEVHIGSDVVDPFKYLNIRSSIAKNQR is encoded by the coding sequence GTGGCATCGGTTCACGAGTATAAACGGTTTGAAAACAGTCTGGTCTTTAAGGTAAAAAACCTTGCCCTTATACTTGTCAAAGGGATAGCTTCCTTTTTCAAAGTCATCTTTCAGGAGCTAACCCGCCGGTATACCATCGTCTTAGTCCCCCATTCTGAGAAAAAAGTCTACAATCTCCATGTAACCGTGCTGTCCATGGCCTGTATGGCCCTGGTCCTGGCAGGTATAGTCGGGGCTTTCTTCTGGTACGGCGCTTCCTACAGCAATACCAGGGGTGTATTGGCGGACAAGGATGGGCGGCTCAAGAACGCCCAGGCCAGCCTGGACCAGTTACGGGACGAAACCTCCCGGCTCCTGCGCACTGCCCGGGGCTTCGAAGTGGCACTTTCCAGCACCCTTTCCGCCCTGGGGGTGGATACTCCTGCAAATAGGGCTTCCAATCCCTCCCTTTCCGGGGACCTTTCCTCATTCTTCGATATCAAAGAAACCGCCGAAGGGACCCTCCAGGAAGTGGACGATGTGCGGCGGCTTTCTGAATACCTGGCCTCAGCGGTGGAGCCGGTCAAGGAAATCGGCACCCTCCTGGATTCCCAGAGTGCCCTGCTCACGGAAATTCCCAGCATCTGGCCTATCAAAGGCGGCATAGGCCATATTTCCATGTTCTTTGGACAGAATGAAAACCCCTTTACCGGCCAATATTACATTCATAAGGGCATTGATATGTCCACCTACCGCCAGGGGGATGCCATTGTGGCTGCCGCGGACGGGCAGGTGGTAACCGTGGACTACGACGCCACGGGCTTCGGGAACTATGTGATCATCAAGCACAAGCATGGGTTCTACACCCGCTACGGCCATATGCAGCAGTTCCGGGTAACCACTGGGCAGCGGGTACAGCAGGGGGAAACCATAGGCTATATCGGGAACACCGGCCTTTCCACAGGACCCCACCTGCATTACGAGGTTCATATCGGCTCCGACGTGGTAGACCCCTTCAAGTACCTTAATATCCGTTCCAGCATCGCAAAAAACCAACGGTAA
- a CDS encoding sugar ABC transporter substrate-binding protein, with protein sequence MGIALFGLLSLAAFLVSLFLARDMTSSAGNLTGSSGALPSPLNYHFALYLPDNRNSFFTGIIRGAEQAAAELNLAVSIHSIDPAKNELEMASYTGIDGAVVCPYLDDALARRQLDKLGAQQIPVVIINHNVPNDQPWPFIGSNNFEVGRRVGLSVGAINEGPIRLALVYSDKAPGIYGERELMEMGISAALGQRLAAPILGLRTNLNPLDAEELLYRLFRTRQDINTIIFTDPNDTLAAVQTLIDMNLVGQVQIIGFGDDPGILENIRKGLIACSVLTNPERIGYESIRSLWSLRNTGYTPTSIDTGIGIIDRSSL encoded by the coding sequence ATGGGCATAGCTTTATTTGGCTTATTGTCCCTGGCGGCCTTTCTCGTTTCCCTTTTCCTGGCCCGGGATATGACCAGTTCCGCAGGAAACCTCACCGGAAGCTCCGGGGCCCTCCCTTCCCCTCTGAATTACCACTTTGCCCTTTATTTGCCGGATAACCGGAATTCCTTCTTCACCGGGATTATCCGGGGGGCGGAACAGGCTGCGGCGGAGCTGAATTTAGCGGTTTCCATCCATTCTATTGACCCGGCCAAAAATGAGCTGGAAATGGCTTCCTATACCGGGATAGACGGGGCTGTGGTTTGCCCCTACCTGGACGACGCTCTGGCCCGGCGCCAGCTGGATAAGCTGGGGGCGCAGCAGATTCCGGTGGTGATCATCAACCACAATGTGCCCAACGATCAGCCCTGGCCCTTTATCGGGTCCAACAACTTCGAGGTAGGCCGCAGGGTAGGCCTTTCTGTGGGCGCCATCAACGAAGGGCCCATACGGCTGGCCCTGGTGTACAGCGACAAGGCGCCGGGCATATACGGGGAGCGGGAACTGATGGAGATGGGGATATCCGCCGCCTTGGGGCAAAGGCTGGCCGCCCCTATCCTGGGGCTGCGGACCAACCTGAATCCCCTGGATGCGGAGGAACTCCTGTACCGGCTTTTCAGGACCAGGCAGGACATCAATACCATCATCTTTACGGACCCGAACGATACCCTGGCGGCGGTCCAAACCTTGATCGACATGAACCTGGTGGGTCAGGTCCAGATCATCGGTTTTGGTGATGATCCGGGGATACTGGAAAATATCCGCAAAGGCCTCATCGCCTGTAGTGTCCTGACCAATCCTGAACGGATAGGCTACGAATCCATACGGTCCCTGTGGTCCCTGCGGAACACAGGCTATACCCCCACCTCCATTGATACGGGGATAGGGATCATAGATCGGAGCAGCCTGTGA
- a CDS encoding sensor histidine kinase, which yields MKSPLGRIRGSIRLQMLFSGVGVFLILVLSTAYILFSSIRLQAVSARSFEKERFIKSIQEGLEAFQEPLLNYLSTRSSNALSRILIDTQALRWKLPTYMPITVNQSELKERELYSLIHSYLNLADQAMEEKRGRNVSAYTRIYDEMEGLLGYINNEIDHISTERFRSQLDAYGIFIADAWAVQFWNFLFIIFISIFAILMLFSSIRRITSPLVRLSAMAVEISAGNFGVNDIEPSSVEEMDQLVRAFNRMKHDISQYVEAIRRQENIRQEYMQERLRNMNMEGLVRHMEIYALQAQMNPHFLFNTLNTGMQLAIVEGADRTGEYMEYLARLFRHIIRNKEIIVPLRHEIEGMNYYFYLLRVRFPKSLDLAMDCDEALLDRYKVPVSILQPLVENCVVHAFKNVPAYPEESSARASHIRVSAALEGERLVLQVVDNGSGMTGETREKLLHPQSIAQSSLSRVMGLENVIQRLYFFYPDDPEVVDIKSGEGGEGTAIIIRINTLREPSYPGGSRV from the coding sequence GTGAAATCCCCCCTTGGAAGGATACGGGGTTCCATCCGCCTGCAAATGCTCTTCAGCGGGGTGGGGGTCTTTTTGATCCTGGTTCTTTCCACCGCCTATATTCTCTTTTCCTCCATAAGACTCCAGGCGGTGTCGGCCCGCAGCTTTGAGAAGGAGCGGTTTATCAAGTCCATCCAGGAGGGGCTTGAGGCTTTTCAGGAACCCCTGCTCAACTATCTTTCTACCCGTTCCTCCAACGCCCTCTCCCGGATTCTCATTGATACCCAGGCCCTGCGGTGGAAGCTGCCCACCTATATGCCCATAACGGTGAACCAGTCCGAATTGAAGGAACGGGAGCTTTATTCCCTGATCCATTCCTATCTGAATCTGGCGGACCAGGCCATGGAGGAAAAGCGGGGACGGAATGTATCCGCCTATACCCGGATCTACGATGAGATGGAGGGGCTCCTGGGCTACATCAATAACGAGATAGACCACATCAGCACCGAACGGTTCAGGAGCCAGTTGGATGCCTATGGGATTTTTATCGCCGATGCCTGGGCGGTTCAGTTCTGGAATTTTTTGTTCATCATTTTTATTTCCATCTTCGCAATCCTCATGCTTTTCAGTTCCATCAGACGTATCACCAGCCCCCTGGTCAGACTTTCCGCCATGGCGGTGGAGATCTCCGCGGGGAATTTTGGGGTTAACGATATTGAGCCCAGTTCTGTTGAGGAAATGGATCAGCTGGTCCGGGCTTTTAACCGGATGAAGCACGATATCAGCCAATATGTTGAGGCCATACGCCGTCAGGAAAACATCAGGCAGGAATATATGCAGGAGCGCTTGCGGAATATGAATATGGAAGGCCTGGTGCGGCACATGGAGATCTACGCCCTCCAGGCCCAGATGAATCCCCACTTCCTGTTCAATACCCTGAACACGGGGATGCAGCTTGCCATTGTGGAGGGGGCGGACCGGACTGGGGAATACATGGAGTACCTGGCCCGGCTCTTCCGGCATATTATCAGAAACAAAGAAATTATTGTTCCCCTGCGCCATGAAATTGAAGGGATGAATTACTATTTCTACCTGTTAAGGGTACGGTTCCCCAAGAGCCTCGATCTTGCCATGGACTGCGACGAGGCCCTGCTGGACAGATACAAGGTGCCGGTTTCTATACTCCAGCCCCTGGTGGAAAACTGTGTGGTCCACGCCTTTAAGAACGTTCCGGCCTATCCTGAGGAAAGTTCCGCCCGGGCTTCCCACATCAGGGTTAGTGCGGCTCTGGAAGGGGAACGGCTGGTGTTACAAGTGGTGGACAATGGCAGCGGCATGACCGGGGAAACCCGGGAAAAGCTGCTCCATCCCCAGTCCATAGCCCAGTCCTCTCTGTCCAGGGTTATGGGGCTGGAAAACGTGATCCAGCGGCTGTACTTTTTCTACCCCGATGATCCTGAAGTGGTGGATATCAAGAGCGGCGAGGGCGGGGAAGGGACCGCCATCATTATCCGTATCAATACCCTGAGGGAACCCTCGTATCCCGGAGGAAGCCGTGTATAG
- a CDS encoding response regulator transcription factor has translation MYRVLIVDDEEPVLDSYEFMLKGTGDFALAGKARTGFEALKLIYELEPDLVFMDINIPGLDGLEVITEVRKKFVPMVFILSTAYERFDLAQRAIPLGVFAYLVKPVSKKTFLGALDEVRAALKNRVPDQAPQTEDEAARQFLQKTIWKEISAEDWEGYRERFSLPSDKGIVFMAELDQDTEIWCGKIAEQLSYRHRCRWDVILNRGFFLVFEELPRDTLEGRLLGIFREIKLPPGICCYGIGEPRPGPELYQSCNGALRELQNKLNSTDMKQRERQKIVQLRHKIGIAGAEEVKKLFKSLWEEVFSSGDFTLAKMKMCALFLFLIDDCTGSYGAHSELEPPFYPAEEILALEDMAEWELWADDAFGKLLFQATLHRSGNFPLPLGKAIEYIHGHFAEGLQLSAAAEAAQVSSAYLSRLFSEHLKTNFVDYLTELRIEQAEKLILEGRMNIKEVAFAVGYQDPNYFSKIFRKTTGVLPTVYAAQGRVSSAQEGGYETDKL, from the coding sequence GTGTATAGAGTTCTGATTGTGGACGATGAGGAGCCGGTCCTGGACAGTTACGAATTTATGCTGAAGGGCACCGGCGATTTTGCCCTGGCGGGAAAGGCGCGTACGGGCTTTGAAGCCCTGAAACTGATCTACGAGCTGGAACCGGATCTGGTGTTTATGGATATCAACATCCCCGGCCTGGATGGGCTGGAGGTGATCACCGAGGTCCGCAAAAAATTTGTCCCCATGGTTTTTATCCTTTCCACCGCCTATGAGCGTTTCGATCTTGCCCAGCGGGCCATACCCCTGGGGGTGTTTGCCTACTTGGTTAAACCGGTTTCAAAGAAAACTTTTTTAGGCGCCCTGGATGAGGTCCGCGCTGCCCTGAAAAACCGGGTGCCCGATCAGGCCCCCCAAACCGAAGATGAGGCGGCCCGGCAGTTTCTGCAGAAAACCATCTGGAAGGAGATTTCCGCCGAAGACTGGGAAGGGTACCGGGAACGGTTCAGCCTGCCCTCGGACAAAGGGATAGTGTTTATGGCGGAACTGGATCAGGATACGGAAATCTGGTGCGGAAAAATTGCCGAACAGCTTTCCTACCGCCATCGTTGCCGCTGGGATGTGATACTGAACCGGGGATTTTTTCTTGTTTTTGAGGAACTGCCCCGGGATACCCTGGAGGGCCGGCTTCTGGGTATATTCAGGGAAATTAAGCTGCCCCCTGGAATCTGCTGCTACGGCATAGGGGAACCCCGTCCGGGGCCGGAACTGTACCAGTCCTGCAACGGCGCATTGAGGGAACTGCAAAACAAACTGAACTCTACGGATATGAAGCAGAGGGAACGGCAAAAAATAGTACAGCTGCGGCATAAGATCGGGATTGCCGGGGCGGAGGAGGTAAAAAAGCTCTTCAAGTCCCTCTGGGAGGAGGTGTTTTCCTCAGGCGATTTTACCCTGGCAAAGATGAAGATGTGCGCACTTTTTCTGTTCCTGATAGACGACTGTACCGGATCCTACGGCGCCCATTCTGAGCTGGAACCCCCCTTTTACCCTGCCGAGGAGATACTGGCCCTGGAGGATATGGCGGAATGGGAACTCTGGGCGGATGACGCCTTCGGGAAGCTTCTGTTCCAGGCCACCCTGCACAGATCGGGCAACTTTCCCCTGCCCCTGGGCAAGGCCATTGAGTACATCCACGGGCATTTTGCGGAGGGGCTCCAGCTCAGTGCTGCGGCGGAGGCAGCCCAGGTTTCCTCAGCCTATTTAAGTCGCCTCTTTTCGGAACACCTGAAAACAAACTTTGTGGATTACCTGACCGAGCTGCGGATAGAACAGGCGGAGAAGCTTATCCTGGAGGGGAGGATGAATATCAAGGAAGTGGCCTTTGCGGTGGGGTACCAGGACCCGAATTATTTCAGCAAGATATTCAGGAAAACCACCGGAGTGCTGCCCACGGTGTATGCTGCCCAGGGCAGGGTATCTTCAGCGCAGGAGGGTGGATATGAAACGGATAAACTTTAG
- a CDS encoding substrate-binding domain-containing protein, producing the protein MKRINFSWLIVVVLVFSGCSRGKTAASPAPVQGAAVSSEIPSVAVPEPDGTKRVTIGFSVATATFIVERWNKDVKVFSGAAQELGADVLVQLSAGGTREQIAQINYMANQKIDILVVIANNTEMMTGVIKQVRDAGIPVIAYDRMIMGVPIDAYISFDNREVGRKFGQALTDAVPRGKYLVVNGSLADSNSYEVNVGLHEILDPPIAAGDIELVQEIWLEEWSFDEALEKVGAIFEERSDFDAISCGNDQIAGAVIQLLSERRLAGKVMVVGQDAELISCQYVVEGLQLMTVYKPIGKLAVRAAQLAMSIVEKHPIPPATMLDNQSGTMVPGYIEMPVAVDKTNMDVVIRDGFHSQEDIYRNVMESHEWGKY; encoded by the coding sequence ATGAAACGGATAAACTTTAGCTGGTTGATAGTAGTAGTGTTGGTGTTTTCCGGCTGTTCCCGGGGGAAGACTGCGGCCTCTCCGGCGCCGGTACAGGGTGCGGCAGTATCTTCGGAGATCCCCAGTGTTGCAGTGCCGGAGCCGGACGGGACCAAGCGGGTGACCATAGGGTTTTCGGTAGCCACGGCGACCTTTATTGTTGAACGGTGGAACAAGGATGTGAAGGTCTTTTCCGGGGCGGCCCAGGAACTGGGGGCGGATGTGCTGGTTCAGCTTTCCGCCGGGGGGACCAGGGAGCAGATTGCCCAGATAAACTATATGGCCAATCAGAAGATAGATATTCTGGTGGTGATCGCCAATAATACTGAGATGATGACCGGGGTAATCAAACAGGTCCGGGATGCAGGTATACCCGTGATAGCCTATGACCGGATGATCATGGGGGTGCCCATTGATGCGTATATTTCTTTTGATAACCGGGAGGTGGGCCGTAAGTTCGGGCAGGCCCTGACCGATGCGGTTCCCCGGGGGAAGTATTTGGTGGTTAACGGCTCTCTGGCGGATTCCAACAGTTACGAAGTAAATGTCGGGCTTCATGAAATACTGGACCCCCCCATTGCCGCAGGGGACATAGAGCTTGTACAGGAAATCTGGCTTGAGGAGTGGAGTTTTGACGAGGCCCTGGAAAAGGTAGGCGCCATATTTGAAGAGCGTTCGGACTTTGACGCCATCTCCTGTGGCAATGATCAGATAGCCGGCGCGGTGATCCAGCTTTTATCCGAGCGGCGCCTTGCCGGAAAGGTGATGGTGGTAGGCCAGGATGCGGAACTGATCAGCTGCCAATATGTGGTGGAGGGGCTTCAGCTCATGACCGTGTATAAGCCCATAGGAAAACTCGCTGTCCGGGCAGCCCAACTGGCCATGTCCATCGTGGAGAAGCACCCCATTCCCCCGGCTACCATGCTGGACAACCAGAGCGGGACCATGGTTCCGGGGTATATAGAAATGCCTGTAGCGGTGGATAAAACCAATATGGATGTGGTCATCCGGGACGGTTTTCACTCCCAGGAGGATATTTACCGGAATGTTATGGAGTCCCACGAATGGGGAAAATATTGA
- a CDS encoding sugar ABC transporter substrate-binding protein, translating into MKKISLVLVILLAFGAMAFAGGGQQGGGTGGASAAPLIGIAMPETTVLRWVKDGASLKAEAEKLGYRAELQNGNGDQVQQNQQIGNLLTQGAKLLVVGQLNDGVASAISDAARDKVAVIAYDRIIQNSADYDYYITFNNFKVGQLQGQGLVKAMNLDAATTAAPKYITYFAGSPTDGNAFFFFDGATSVLNPYIEKGVLKVVGPAPKDSKDTANFQRIATEGWLPNIAKNRMENLLTGDARSVTLDAVLAPNDTLARAIIEACLADAKYAQKLPVVSGQDAEAASLAMIKNGQQAMTVFKDTGKLAEAAIILADQILKGVANPVVPGAVLASSIGLESIGDTGKKVVKAYLLDPINITKDNWREPITAGFISADEVAANGLQ; encoded by the coding sequence ATGAAGAAAATTAGTTTAGTCTTAGTGATCCTTCTGGCCTTTGGCGCCATGGCATTTGCCGGTGGCGGACAGCAGGGCGGCGGAACCGGCGGAGCCAGTGCTGCACCCCTTATTGGTATAGCAATGCCCGAAACCACGGTTCTGCGCTGGGTAAAAGACGGCGCCAGCCTTAAAGCGGAGGCGGAAAAACTCGGCTACCGCGCGGAACTCCAGAACGGCAACGGCGATCAGGTTCAGCAGAACCAGCAGATCGGTAATCTCCTGACCCAGGGCGCCAAGCTCCTGGTGGTCGGTCAGTTGAATGACGGCGTCGCCTCTGCGATTTCCGATGCGGCCCGGGACAAAGTTGCGGTCATCGCCTATGACCGTATCATCCAGAATTCAGCGGACTACGATTACTACATCACCTTTAACAACTTCAAGGTCGGCCAGCTTCAGGGCCAGGGCCTGGTAAAGGCTATGAACCTCGACGCCGCCACCACCGCGGCCCCCAAGTACATCACCTACTTTGCCGGTTCCCCCACTGACGGAAACGCCTTCTTCTTCTTTGACGGCGCCACCAGCGTTCTCAATCCCTATATTGAGAAGGGCGTACTCAAGGTAGTGGGCCCGGCGCCCAAGGATTCCAAGGACACCGCCAATTTCCAGCGTATAGCCACTGAAGGCTGGCTGCCCAATATCGCCAAAAACAGGATGGAAAACCTCCTCACCGGGGATGCCCGCAGCGTAACCCTTGATGCGGTTCTTGCCCCCAACGACACCCTGGCCCGGGCCATCATCGAAGCCTGCCTTGCGGATGCCAAATATGCCCAGAAGCTGCCCGTGGTATCAGGGCAGGACGCCGAAGCCGCTTCCCTGGCCATGATCAAGAACGGCCAGCAGGCCATGACCGTGTTCAAGGATACGGGCAAACTGGCTGAAGCCGCCATCATCCTTGCGGACCAGATCCTCAAGGGCGTGGCGAATCCCGTGGTTCCCGGGGCGGTCCTGGCTTCCAGCATCGGCCTTGAGAGCATCGGCGATACGGGGAAGAAAGTGGTAAAAGCCTATCTTCTCGATCCCATTAATATCACCAAGGACAATTGGAGAGAACCCATCACCGCAGGATTCATCAGTGCTGATGAAGTTGCAGCCAACGGTTTGCAATAA